One region of Populus trichocarpa isolate Nisqually-1 chromosome 4, P.trichocarpa_v4.1, whole genome shotgun sequence genomic DNA includes:
- the LOC18098092 gene encoding borneol dehydrogenase, mitochondrial — MGSVSLVSAALRRLEGKVALITGGSSGIGESAARLFAKHGAKVVIADVQDELGHSVCEELKTESASFVHCDVTQEKDVENAVNTAVSKHGKLDIMFNNAGIVGTPKPNILDNDKAEFEKVISVNVVGAFLGTKHAARVMIPVRRGSIISTASVCGTIGGVASHAYTSSKHGVIGLMRNTAVELGQHGIRVNCVSPYVVLTPLVKDFFKLDDDEVNRLYSNLKEAVLKAEDIAEAALFLGSDESKYVSGHNLIVDGGFTIVNPGFCMFPQSI; from the exons ATGGGGAGTGTTTCACTTGTCTCAGCAGCCCTAAGAAG GCTAGAAGGCAAGGTGGCATTGATCACTGGAGGGTCTAGTGGCATAGGAGAGTCCGCTGCTAGACTGTTCGCCAAACATGGAGCTAAAGTGGTGATTGCAGACGTTCAAGATGAACTAGGCCACTCTGTTTGCGAAGAATTGAAGACTGAATCAGCCTCATTCGTCCACTGTGATGTTACTCAAGAAAAAGATGTTGAAAATGCTGTTAACACAGCTGTTTCTAAGCATGGAAAGCTGGACATCATGTTCAATAATGCAGGAATAGTAGGCACGCCAAAACCAAACATACTTGACAATGACAAGGCTGAATTTGAGAAGGTCATTAGTGTTAATGTCGTGGGCGCATTCTTAGGCACTAAGCACGCAGCCCGCGTAATGATCCCTGTTCGGCGAGGTAGCATAATCTCAACCGCTAGCGTTTGCGGAACAATTGGAGGTGTTGCATCACATGCCTACACAAGTTCAAAGCATGGCGTGATAGGGTTAATGAGAAACACAGCTGTGGAGTTAGGGCAGCATGGCATCCGTGTAAATTGCGTGTCGCCCTACGTTGTTTTGACCCCATTGGTGAAGGATTTCTTTAAGCTGGATGATGATGAAGTAAATCGTCTTTACTCTAATCTGAAAGAAGCAGTTCTGAAAGCAGAAGACATTGCTGAGGCTGCTCTTTTTCTGGGGAGTGATGAGTCCAAGTATGTTAGTGGACATAATTTGATTGTAGACGGGGGCTTCACCATTGTTAATCCAGGTTTTTGTATGTTTCCACAATCTATTTGA
- the LOC18098094 gene encoding borneol dehydrogenase, mitochondrial: MGSVSLLSTVARRLEGKVALITGGARGIGESTARHFFKHGAKVVIADTQDELAHSVCKDLNSESASFIHCDVTKETDVENAVNTAISRHGKLDVMFNNAGIVGVVKTNMVDVSMSEFEEVIRVNLVGAFLGTKHAARVMKPARQGSIITTSSVCGILGGFASHAYTSSKHGVLGLMRNAAVELGQFGIRVNCVSPYTVATEMSRNFLKMTDDEIRSGYSNLKGAILTPEDVAEAALYLASEDSRYVSGHNLVVDGGHTIVNNGSCMYDNPSVYGL; encoded by the exons ATGGGAAGTGTCTCGCTACTTTCTACAGTTGCAAGAAG GCTAGAAGGTAAAGTGGCGTTGATCACCGGTGGGGCTCGTGGCATTGGAGAGTCAACTGCAAGACACTTCTTCAAACATGGAGCAAAAGTAGTGATTGCAGATACTCAAGATGAGTTGGCTCATTCTGTTTGCAAAGATTTGAACTCTGAATCTGCTTCTTTTATCCATTGTGACGTTACAAAAGAAACAGATGTAGAAAATGCAGTGAACACAGCCATTTCAAGGCATGGCAAGCTAGACGTTATGTTCAATAATGCTGGCATTGTAGGAGTGGTGAAAACCAACATGGTTGATGTTTCCATGTCTGAATTCGAGGAAGTCATTAGGGTTAACCTAGTAGGTGCTTTCCTGGGCACTAAACATGCAGCTCGTGTGATGAAGCCTGCTCGACAAGGCAGCATCATAACAACCTCTAGTGTTTGTGGTATTCTGGGAGGTTTTGCATCCCATGCCTACACAAGTTCAAAGCATGGCGTGTTAGGGCTAATGAGAAATGCAGCTGTTGAGCTTGGACAATTTGGCATTCGTGTAAATTGCGTCTCCCCGTACACTGTTGCAACTGAAATGTCAAGAAATTTCTTGAAGATGACTGATGATGAAATTCGCAGTGGTTATTCTAACCTTAAGGGGGCAATTCTGACGCCTGAAGATGTGGCTGAAGCAGCTCTCTACTTGGCAAGTGAGGACTCCAGATATGTGAGCGGCCACAATCTCGTGGTAGATGGCGGCCACACCATCGTAAATAATGGTTCTTGTATGTATGATAACCCAAGTGTGTATGGTCTCTGA
- the LOC18098095 gene encoding uncharacterized protein LOC18098095, whose translation MMSRPMLLVFLLLILIITSQFEWRQPLVNDIDTKPAVNPKQLQISKWEEGVKEKIILSQEKNIHRLNELVRSLKQQLLQCKCTNEPRTGPSGTLTERIIELERQQILED comes from the exons ATGATGTCTAGGCCTATGTTACTTGTGTTTCTGTTACTGATACTGATAATCACATCCCAATTTGAGTGGAGACAACCTCTTGTAAATGACATTGACACAAAGCCTGCTGTCAACCCAAAGCAGCTACAGATTTCAAAGTGGGAAGAAGGTGTAAAAGAGAAG ATTATCTTATCACAAGAGAAGAACATTCACAGGCTTAATGAGCTTGTCCGGAGTCTTAAGCAGCAACTCTTGCAATGCAAGTGTACTAACGAACCAAGAACTGGCCCTTCAGGCACTTTGACTGAACGTATTATTGAGCTTGAAAGGCAGCAGATCCTGGAAGACTAG